The following proteins are encoded in a genomic region of Gimesia algae:
- the rpiB gene encoding ribose 5-phosphate isomerase B: protein MKIAVASDHRGFTTKVKILTLLNQLGHVAFDYGPDDGESVDYPDYAVKVAKAIGEKTIDRGILICGTGMGMCIVANKFPGVRATPCHDDITAQMSRLHNDSNVLCLSADLLGDRLVNRMIEIWLKEEFEGGRHARRLEKLHKVEEENMPPH, encoded by the coding sequence ATGAAAATTGCAGTTGCCAGTGATCACCGAGGATTTACCACAAAGGTAAAAATTCTCACTCTTCTTAACCAGTTAGGACATGTGGCCTTTGATTATGGTCCCGATGATGGAGAAAGTGTCGACTACCCCGATTACGCTGTGAAAGTCGCAAAAGCCATTGGTGAGAAAACGATCGACCGGGGCATTCTGATCTGTGGTACTGGCATGGGGATGTGTATCGTCGCTAATAAATTTCCGGGAGTCCGCGCAACTCCCTGCCACGATGATATCACCGCCCAGATGAGTCGCCTGCATAATGACTCCAATGTGCTCTGTCTCTCTGCGGACCTGCTGGGAGATCGACTCGTCAACCGCATGATTGAAATCTGGCTGAAAGAAGAATTCGAAGGGGGCAGACACGCACGACGCCTGGAAAAACTGCACAAGGTCGAAGAAGAGAATATGCCTCCACATTGA
- the gcvH gene encoding glycine cleavage system protein GcvH, with amino-acid sequence MDQASLKFTKTHEWIGVEDDIATVGISDFAVNQLTDLVYIELPKIGSTCEAGKVFGEVESVKAVSDLYAPVSGEIIEANATLVDDQSPLSDDPFGAGWITKVKMSNPGELDQFMNADEYKKFCESEAH; translated from the coding sequence ATGGATCAGGCCAGCTTAAAATTTACCAAAACACATGAGTGGATCGGGGTCGAAGACGATATTGCGACCGTCGGAATCTCTGACTTCGCCGTAAATCAATTGACCGATCTGGTTTATATTGAACTCCCGAAAATCGGATCGACGTGCGAAGCTGGCAAAGTATTTGGCGAAGTGGAAAGTGTCAAAGCCGTCAGTGATCTCTATGCTCCTGTCAGCGGGGAAATCATTGAGGCTAACGCAACCCTCGTGGATGATCAGTCGCCACTGTCTGATGATCCTTTTGGTGCCGGCTGGATCACCAAAGTCAAAATGTCGAATCCCGGGGAACTGGATCAGTTCATGAACGCCGACGAATACAAAAAGTTTTGTGAGTCAGAAGCACATTGA